The window GCGCGGGTGAGGCGCCGATGAACACCCCGCCACCGGCCACCCCGCCACCGGCGACCCCGCCCGGGGTCCCCCCGCCGCCCCGGGCCGTCGCGCCCCGGGTGGCCGCCGCGGACCGCGGGGCCACCCGCATCGCCGACCGGGTCGTCGCCAAGATCGCCGCCCAGGCCGCCCGGGAGGCGCTCGCCACGACCTCGGGCGCGCCCCCGCACGCGACCGTCACCGTGCACCACGACATCGCACGGGTCCGGGTGAGCCTGGAGCTCGACTACCCCTCCGACCTCGCCGCCCAGTGCGCGGCCGTACGACGCCAGGTCGCCCTGCGCATCGAGGAGTGCGCGTCGATGTCCGTACCCGAGGTGGACGTCGACATCGAGCACCTGCACTCCGCCCACACCCGGACGCACGCCGGGCGGGACCGGCGGCTGCGGTGACGGCCCCCGCCCCCACCAAGGCCGGCCCCACCAGGGCCGACCGCACCAGCGCCGCCCGGTTCCGCTCCGCCCGGCGCATCCCCGCCGCGCTCACCGCCCTGGTCCTGCTGGGCGTGGCGGTGCTGTTCCTGTACGACCTGGCCGCCGTGCTGACCGACCGGCCCGGCATGCGCTGGCGCCGCGAACTCGTCCACCAGCTGGAGACGCGGACCCCCGCGGACCTGGCGGTGCAGCTGACCGGCGGGGCCCTGGCCCTGGCCGGGGCGGTGCTCCTGCTGCTGGCGCTCGCCCCGGGGCTGCGCGGGATCCTGACGATGCGGAGCCCGGACCCGGGCGCGGGCGTACGGGCCGGGATCGGGCGCAAGGACGCCGCGCAGATCCTGCGGGACCGGGCCATGGAGGTGTCCGGGGTGCGCTCGGTCCGGGTCAGGGTGGGCCGTTCCCGCATCAGGGTGAGGGCCACCTCGCACTTCCGCGAACTGGACGACGTACGGGCCGACCTGGACGCGGTCCTCGCCGTCGGCATCGAGGAACTGGGCCTCGTGCACCCGCCGCAGCCGCGGGTGCGGGTCAGGAGGTGAGCGGGATGCTCGGGGCGGTGAACCGGACGCTGCTGGCGCTGGTGGGAGCGGTCCTGCTGGCGGCCGGGGTCGTGCTGCTGACGGCCTCGTGGCCGCTGAACGGCCGGCACGCACCGCTGTTGGCCGAGGAGGCCCGGCGCCGGTACTGGCACGCCGAGGACTGGTGGTGGTGGGCGGTGCTCTCCGGGCTCGGGCTGTGCGTCGTGCTGGCGCTGTGGTGGCTGCTGTCCCAGGTGAGGCGTCCGCGGCTGGCGGCGGTGGTCGTGGACACCGGCGACGGGGCGTACGCCCTGCTGCGGGGGCGCGCGCTGGAGGAGGCGGTGGCCGCGGAGACCGGCGCCGTGGAGGGGGTCGCGGGCTGCAGGGCCACCCTGCGCCGGCGACGCGGGGCGCCCGCCCTGCGGGTCGCCCTGGAACTGGAACCCCACGCGGTCCCCGCCGACGCCCTGGCCGCCGTGGCGGGCCAGGTCCTCACCCACGCCCGGACCTCGGCGGGCCTCCCGGAACTGCCGACGGAGGCCCGCCTCAAGGTGACGTCCCACCGCGCCCAGCGCGTGACGTAGCCCCCGGCAACGGCCGGTCAGAAACCGTGCCGGTAGCCGCCGTCGACCGGGAGCATGACGCCCGTCAGGTAGGAGGCCGCCGGGGAGAGCAGGAACGCCGCCGTGCGGCCGAACTCCTCCGGGGCGCCGTACCGCCGCAGCGGGATGCGGGACTCGTTGCCCGCGCGCGCCGCCTCCGCGTCACCGGACAGCGCGTCGAGCTCGCGCACGCGGTCGGTGTCGATGCGCGCCGGAAGCAGGCCGACGACCCGGATCCCGCGCGGGCCGAGCTCCACCGACAGGGACTTCGCGAAGCCCGCCAGTCCCGGGCGCAGGCCGTTGGAGATGGTCAGGCCGGGGATCGGCTCGTGGACCGAGCCCGACAGGACGAAGCCGATGACCCCGCCCTCGCCCAGCTCGGCGGCCGCCGCCCGCGCGAGGCGGACCGCGCCCAGGAAGACCGACTCGAAGGCCGCCGACCACTGCTCGTCGGTGTTGTCGGCCGCGGAGCCCGGAGCCGGTCCGCCGACGCTGATGAGGATGCCGTCGAGGCGGCCGAAGCGCTCGCGCGCGCCGGCGACGAGCCGGCCGGCCGCCGCCGGGTCGGCGTTGTCGGCCGCCACACCCGTGGCGTTCGGTCCGAGCGAGGCGGCGGCGTCGGCCGCCCGCTTCTCGTCCCGGCCCGTCAGGAGGACCTTCGCGCCGTCGGCGGTCAGTTCCCGGGCGGAGGCGAAGCCGAGGCCGCGCGTGGCCCCGGTGACGATGTAGACACGGTCTTTCAGTCCAAGATCCATGCCGACACGCTACGCCGTCGCGTGCTCCTGTTCGGCGGCTTCCGCCTGCGCCGCCGCCTCCTCGCGGTCGCGCTTCTCCCGACGTACGAGGACCAGCCAGCCCACCGGCACCGCGGAGGCGAACAGCCACCACTGGACGGCGTACGCCATGTGCGCGCCGATCGAGTCGTGGTCGGGATCGGCGACGGTCTCGGGGCCGCCGGCGGCCGCGGCCGGGTCGTCGAGCTCCAGGTATCCGCCGAGGACCGGCCGGCCCAGGTACTCCGCCTGCTGCACGCTGTTGATCAGCATCACCTGGCGGTCCGGCAGGCCCTTGCGGTTCTTGATGCCGCTGCCGCCGCTCGTCTCGTCGGCCTTCAGCCGGCCGGTGACAGTGACCTCGCCCGCGGGTGCGGCCGGCACCGGCGGGTAGGCGCGGGGGTCGTCGCCGCCCGGCACCCAGCCGCGGTTGACCAGCACCACCCGGCCGTCGGCGAGGACGAGCGGGGTCACGACGTGGAAGCCGACCTTGTCGTCGTTGTTGGTCCGCAGCCGTACGACAACCTCGTGCGCGGTGTCGTACGTGCCGGTCGCGGTGACCGCACGCCAGAAGTCCGCGCGGGGCACCCGGTGGCCGGGGGAGGTGACCTCGGTCATGGCGACCGGCTCGGCCCGCAGGTTCGCCTCGATCAGCTGGTTCTGCGCGACCCGGTGCTCATGGCGGTGGTACTGCCAGAACCCGAGCTTGATCATCACGGGGATGAGGACGAGGGCCATGAGGGTGAGGCACACCCACTGCCGGGTCAGCACAAAGCGGTACACGCCCACGACGTTACCCCCAGCGCGGAGGACCCCGGCGGCCGGGTGGCCGTCCGGGGTCGTGACAGGAGGACGGGGCGGACGCCCCGGGGGAACGCGGGCCGGGAACGCCCGCGGGGTGCGGGGGAGTCAGACGCGGTCGACGATGCCCACCTTCCCCTCCGCGCGGGCGCAGTGCGCCCCGCAGTACCACTGGCCCTCGACCTCGACGCCCTGCCCGATGATCGAGACCCGGCAGTGCTCGCAGACGGGCGCCATGCGGTGGATGGCGCAGGAGAAGCAGTCGAAGACGTGCACGGCGCCCTGCGCGTGCACCTCGAAGGACATGCCGTAATCGTTTCCGCAGACCTCACAACGTGCCATGCGCCGAATGCTGCGCACGGGGAAGGGCCGGAACAAGATCCAGCCGGGTGAGTCGCCGCGCCTGCACCCGAGCGGCGCAACGAGGCTTCCGCGGGCTCAGGACTCCGCCGGGGCCACGTCCCTCAGCAGCTGCGTGAAGGCCGCCTCGTCGACGACGGGCGTGCCGAAGGACTTCGCCTTGACCGTCTTGGAGGTCGCCGAGTCGGGGTCGTTCGTCACGAGGAGGCTGGTGAGCCGCGACACACTCGTCGCGATGTGCAGGCCCGCCTCGACCGCCCGGTCCTCCAACAGCTCCCGCTCGACCGAGGTGTCACCGGAGAAGGCGATCCGCATGCCCTGCTGCAGCGGCTTGCCGTCCTCGTAGCGCCCCGGGTTCGGGTGCGGGCAGGCCGGCCGCTTGCGCGAGGGCCGCCAGCCGCCGCCCCGGTAGGAGGACTGGTAGCCGACCCGCGGGGTGGCGGCGGAGTCCGACCACTCGGTCAGCGGCCGGCATTCCAGCAGGGGCAGCCGTACGCCGTCCCGTGCGGCCGCGTGCAGCGAGGGGCGGAACGCCTCCGCCAGCACCCGGGCGTCGTCGAGCGCGTGGTGGGCGCGCTGCTGGACCACGCCGAAGTGCGCGGCGAGCGACTCCAGCTTGTGGTTGGGCAGCGGAAGGTTCAGCTCCTTCGACAGGGCGATGGTGCACAGCCGCTGACGGACCGGCGCGGTCTCGGCGGCCCGCGCGTACTCCCGGGCGATCATCTGCCAGTCGAAGATGGCGTTGTGCGCGACCAGCACCCGGTCCGCGAGCCGGCCGGCGAACTCCCCGGCGATGTCCTTGAAGAGCGGGGCGCCGGAGAGCATGGCGGTCGTCAGCCCGTGGATCCACACCGGTCCCGGGTCCCGCTCCGGGTTGACCAGGGTGTACCAGTGGTCCTCCACATTGCCCTGAGCGTCGAGCCGGTAGACGGCGGCGGAGACTATCCGGTCGTCGCGAGCGAGCCCGGTGGTCTCCACGTCGACGACCGCGTACCCCTGTGGGTACGCGGTCGGCCACATCGTCTCTGCGGTCGTACGGTCGTCGAGCATGGTCACAGAGGATATCGGCCCCGACTGACACCCGTGGCCGCGTCGGCGCTTCCCGGCCGTCAGCCCAGGGCGGCGACCAGGTCGCCCGCCGCGAGCTGTTCGAGGCCGCAGCCGTCAACCGGACCCGGCAGCAGCCGGTATACGGAGCCGCTCGCGCCGGCGGGCGCGACCTCGCCGTCCACCAGCGCGAGGAACACCGACCGTCCCGAAGCGGCGGTGCCCGCGAGGGCGTCGACCTCCGTGGAGGCCAGCACGCCGTCCGGATCGCGCAGGCCGACCAGCCGGGCGGCGAAGGCCGCGGTGTCCTCGCCGGAGCCCCGGCGGTAGGTCCACAGCTCGTCGGGGTCGCTCGGCCGGGGCGTGCGGCGCAGCACGGCCACCTCGCGGCAGCGCGCGGCCGCGTGCCAGCCGGCCAGCTCCCACAGGGTGGTGCGGCCGGTCGAGAAGTACTGGAACAGGTCGCGGCCGATCCGGGCCAGGTCCTCCTGGTGCGCCCACACACTGTGGTAGCCCTCGTCGTCCGGCAGGTGGACGTCGGTCCACAGGAACCCGCGCCGCTCCAGGTCGACGAGGAGCGGCACATGGATCCGGGAGTTGCCGACCAGGTCGTAGCGCTGTCGCACGGTCCGCGGGTCATAGCGGGCGCAGCGGCCGGAGCGGGTGGGCAGGGCCATGAACCCGGCGAAGGCGTCGGGCAGCAGCTCGAAGGGGATGTTGTTGAAGCTGAAGACGACCGGCATGGCGAAGCGCACACCGGAGTCGGCCAATACGTCCAGGTCGATGTCCACGTACTCGCTCGCCCCGTGGGGCGCCGGCGCCGATACCAGGTCGCCGGAGTGGACGACGGCCCGCTTGCCGTGAACGAGTTTCGTGTAGTCGCACAGGCCCGCGTAGTTCCAGTCGGCGTCGAACAGCACCACCGACAGGTCCAGGTCCACGCGCTTGCGCGGCGGCTCCATCCAGTGCAGGAACATACGCAGCACCTCGCCGTCCGGCAGCGCCTGGAAGCTGCCCTTGGGGACGGTGACCAGCGCCTTGGCCGCCGCCCGCTCGGCGGAAGGGACGTGGAGGTGGGCGAGGCGGGAGTCGAGGACCGCCAGGTCGTACGGGTCGGCCGTGGCGAGCCGGCGCAGCACCTCGGCCTCGAACAGCTCGCACACCGAACGGGTCACCGCCTCGGCCAGCGGGGCCCGGTCGTCCGCCACGGTGAAGGAGTGCGCGACCTCTCCGCGAGGGAAGAACACCCGCCGGCCACCGGGCAGATGGCGGATCCGCAGCCGTCCGAGCGCGGACAGCACGGGCCCCGGCCCGGCCTTCGGCAGCCGCTGCGCCAGTACCTCGGCGACCTGCGGCGCCAGGGTGTCGGCCGCGTACAGCCGCAGCAGGTGGTCCAGGCGCCGGACGAGTTCACCGGGGCGTTCGGCCAGTACGGCCAGGGCCCGGTCCGGATCCCCGCCGCGCAGGGCCTCCTCTGCGCGTGCCAGCCAGGTGGCCGCCCGGACGCGCGAGCCGTCGATCCGTACCGCGTGCGGG of the Streptomyces sp. NBC_01294 genome contains:
- a CDS encoding SDR family oxidoreductase; its protein translation is MDLGLKDRVYIVTGATRGLGFASARELTADGAKVLLTGRDEKRAADAAASLGPNATGVAADNADPAAAGRLVAGARERFGRLDGILISVGGPAPGSAADNTDEQWSAAFESVFLGAVRLARAAAAELGEGGVIGFVLSGSVHEPIPGLTISNGLRPGLAGFAKSLSVELGPRGIRVVGLLPARIDTDRVRELDALSGDAEAARAGNESRIPLRRYGAPEEFGRTAAFLLSPAASYLTGVMLPVDGGYRHGF
- a CDS encoding SURF1 family cytochrome oxidase biogenesis protein, whose amino-acid sequence is MYRFVLTRQWVCLTLMALVLIPVMIKLGFWQYHRHEHRVAQNQLIEANLRAEPVAMTEVTSPGHRVPRADFWRAVTATGTYDTAHEVVVRLRTNNDDKVGFHVVTPLVLADGRVVLVNRGWVPGGDDPRAYPPVPAAPAGEVTVTGRLKADETSGGSGIKNRKGLPDRQVMLINSVQQAEYLGRPVLGGYLELDDPAAAAGGPETVADPDHDSIGAHMAYAVQWWLFASAVPVGWLVLVRREKRDREEAAAQAEAAEQEHATA
- a CDS encoding MXAN_6230/SCO0854 family RING domain-containing protein gives rise to the protein MPELSTVLLRRLHTVYVDQAGPRPGDPSTTEGLTALEAELLDRGYALTGPLRSAFAWLGPTGLAAAGTQLIGDIDILLGADRTHMPLFRSFPASVPDDTHALWIDRVLTLLLQWPDQPCVLCATVGSVRPVAPCAHLVCRTCWDGADYTGCPICNRRVDADDPFIRPSPHPGEVPSGGGPLRLLAFGTDRAADSVTALGKLLARRTPLSPQDTEEARVLLAHAPAGLDWLPDAIPVRETKALVLGTLLRERRTRETVRALLPERLTTATDVLRLLAVWSGGEADLLRPPRVRSLPRPLRRDLLAVLDGLDPALLVEDVLRHEDLWKRAAEILHPFEQYARHPRAALAFAVLRGTDTTGTALGAALLATAAAYPHAVRIDGSRVRAATWLARAEEALRGGDPDRALAVLAERPGELVRRLDHLLRLYAADTLAPQVAEVLAQRLPKAGPGPVLSALGRLRIRHLPGGRRVFFPRGEVAHSFTVADDRAPLAEAVTRSVCELFEAEVLRRLATADPYDLAVLDSRLAHLHVPSAERAAAKALVTVPKGSFQALPDGEVLRMFLHWMEPPRKRVDLDLSVVLFDADWNYAGLCDYTKLVHGKRAVVHSGDLVSAPAPHGASEYVDIDLDVLADSGVRFAMPVVFSFNNIPFELLPDAFAGFMALPTRSGRCARYDPRTVRQRYDLVGNSRIHVPLLVDLERRGFLWTDVHLPDDEGYHSVWAHQEDLARIGRDLFQYFSTGRTTLWELAGWHAAARCREVAVLRRTPRPSDPDELWTYRRGSGEDTAAFAARLVGLRDPDGVLASTEVDALAGTAASGRSVFLALVDGEVAPAGASGSVYRLLPGPVDGCGLEQLAAGDLVAALG
- the amaP gene encoding alkaline shock response membrane anchor protein AmaP, encoding MLGAVNRTLLALVGAVLLAAGVVLLTASWPLNGRHAPLLAEEARRRYWHAEDWWWWAVLSGLGLCVVLALWWLLSQVRRPRLAAVVVDTGDGAYALLRGRALEEAVAAETGAVEGVAGCRATLRRRRGAPALRVALELEPHAVPADALAAVAGQVLTHARTSAGLPELPTEARLKVTSHRAQRVT
- a CDS encoding DUF6286 domain-containing protein, producing MTAPAPTKAGPTRADRTSAARFRSARRIPAALTALVLLGVAVLFLYDLAAVLTDRPGMRWRRELVHQLETRTPADLAVQLTGGALALAGAVLLLLALAPGLRGILTMRSPDPGAGVRAGIGRKDAAQILRDRAMEVSGVRSVRVRVGRSRIRVRATSHFRELDDVRADLDAVLAVGIEELGLVHPPQPRVRVRR
- a CDS encoding DEDDh family exonuclease, with protein sequence MTMLDDRTTAETMWPTAYPQGYAVVDVETTGLARDDRIVSAAVYRLDAQGNVEDHWYTLVNPERDPGPVWIHGLTTAMLSGAPLFKDIAGEFAGRLADRVLVAHNAIFDWQMIAREYARAAETAPVRQRLCTIALSKELNLPLPNHKLESLAAHFGVVQQRAHHALDDARVLAEAFRPSLHAAARDGVRLPLLECRPLTEWSDSAATPRVGYQSSYRGGGWRPSRKRPACPHPNPGRYEDGKPLQQGMRIAFSGDTSVERELLEDRAVEAGLHIATSVSRLTSLLVTNDPDSATSKTVKAKSFGTPVVDEAAFTQLLRDVAPAES